The proteins below come from a single Chryseobacterium bernardetii genomic window:
- a CDS encoding helix-turn-helix domain-containing protein, whose amino-acid sequence MERKGKFSVAFKLECIELHQNSYHSIESIATEKGFNESNLRKWIGFYNKYGISGLQPRKNKSYSVRFKLKVLKAINTEFISQREACVRFDIPAQSTVLNWQRDYEKSGILGLENKPIGRPKKMSDYKRKKRKSDKPLTREEELLLENERLRAENDFLKKLDALTLKKNKQRPSKN is encoded by the coding sequence ATGGAAAGGAAAGGAAAATTTAGCGTTGCTTTCAAATTGGAATGTATAGAACTTCATCAGAATTCTTATCATTCGATTGAATCTATAGCAACAGAAAAAGGATTTAACGAGAGTAATCTTCGCAAGTGGATCGGCTTTTATAACAAGTACGGAATATCGGGATTACAACCGAGAAAAAACAAAAGCTATTCCGTAAGGTTTAAGCTTAAAGTGTTGAAAGCCATCAATACGGAGTTCATCTCACAAAGAGAAGCGTGTGTCAGGTTTGATATCCCTGCCCAGTCTACCGTCTTGAATTGGCAGCGTGATTACGAAAAAAGTGGTATTTTAGGTTTGGAAAACAAACCTATAGGAAGACCCAAAAAAATGAGTGATTACAAGCGTAAGAAAAGGAAGTCTGACAAGCCATTGACAAGGGAAGAAGAACTTTTATTGGAGAACGAAAGGCTGCGTGCCGAGAACGATTTTCTAAAAAAGCTAGACGCCTTAACTCTCAAAAAGAACAAGCAGAGGCCATCGAAGAATTAA
- a CDS encoding IS3 family transposase, giving the protein MEELRQKYDLSVLLDCTGMARSSFYYHQKMLQKNDKYSDIKTLIRQIYHKHKGRFGYRRITLVMKEKGIIINHKTVMKLMKVLGLKSIIRVRKYKSYRGEQGSIAPNVLERNFKTDQPNRKWATDVTEFNVSGNKLYLSPIIDLYNGEIISYDISERPVFIQVINMLKKSFSKIKNTENIILHSDQGWQYQMKAYQMLLKEKGIIQSMSRKGNCLDNAVIENFFGTLKSEMFYTKKFRTIDELKKEIKEYINYYNHDRIRLNLKGKSPVMYRTLYYNIV; this is encoded by the coding sequence ATCGAAGAATTAAGGCAAAAATATGACCTGTCAGTCCTGCTGGATTGTACAGGTATGGCCAGGAGCAGTTTCTATTACCATCAGAAAATGCTTCAGAAGAATGATAAATATTCAGACATCAAGACCCTGATAAGGCAGATCTATCACAAGCACAAAGGACGTTTTGGATACCGTCGCATCACTTTGGTAATGAAAGAAAAAGGAATTATCATCAATCACAAGACAGTCATGAAACTAATGAAAGTTCTGGGACTCAAAAGCATCATAAGGGTCAGGAAATACAAGTCCTATAGAGGCGAACAAGGCAGTATAGCACCGAATGTTTTGGAGAGGAACTTCAAGACAGACCAACCTAACAGGAAATGGGCAACTGATGTGACGGAGTTCAATGTCTCTGGAAACAAACTGTACCTATCCCCGATAATTGACCTTTATAACGGAGAGATCATCAGTTACGATATATCGGAGAGACCTGTCTTTATTCAGGTTATTAATATGTTAAAGAAAAGCTTCAGTAAAATCAAAAATACAGAAAACATCATTCTCCACTCGGATCAAGGCTGGCAATATCAGATGAAAGCCTATCAGATGCTTTTGAAAGAAAAAGGAATCATCCAAAGTATGTCCAGAAAAGGAAACTGCCTGGACAATGCTGTGATAGAGAATTTCTTCGGGACGTTAAAATCTGAGATGTTCTACACCAAGAAATTTAGAACAATTGATGAACTTAAAAAAGAAATAAAAGAATACATTAATTATTACAACCACGACAGGATAAGACTCAATCTAAAAGGAAAGAGCCCGGTAATGTACCGAACTCTTTATTATAATATTGTTTAA